A section of the Marinoscillum sp. 108 genome encodes:
- a CDS encoding co-chaperone GroES family protein, producing the protein MRTQLTAENKLKNIIVVGDRVLIRPKAESEKTSSGIYLPPGVQEKEKIQTGYIVKAGPGYPIPVSADEDDSWKQEEERVKYIPLQARAGDLAIFLQKGAFEVVYEGEKYFIVPQSSILMLEREEDLFD; encoded by the coding sequence ATGAGAACGCAACTCACAGCAGAGAATAAACTAAAGAATATTATAGTGGTAGGGGATCGGGTCCTGATCAGACCCAAGGCCGAATCGGAGAAGACCAGTAGTGGCATCTATCTGCCACCAGGCGTACAGGAGAAAGAAAAGATACAGACCGGTTATATAGTAAAAGCCGGACCTGGCTATCCGATTCCCGTATCGGCTGACGAAGATGATTCGTGGAAGCAGGAGGAGGAAAGAGTAAAATATATACCTCTACAGGCCAGAGCCGGAGATTTAGCTATTTTTCTTCAAAAAGGGGCTTTTGAAGTGGTGTATGAGGGTGAGAAGTATTTCATTGTACCGCAAAGCTCCATACTCATGCTGGAGCGGGAAGAGGATCTGTTTGACTAG
- a CDS encoding NRDE family protein, whose protein sequence is MCLIVFAWDVHPKYKLIVAANRDEFYARPTAPAAFWHDEPSILGGRDLQAGGSWMTVSKQGHFAAVTNYRDLSNIRENVRSRGEIPIRFMDPALQPLNYVEDLHERSTAYNGFNVLAATPQMMTHYSNYERKANVITPGIHGLSNALLDTPWPKVELAKAKFQELIGNSFSHEELIEMMSDTSTAEDSILPDTGVSKEMEKALSAMCIRMENYGTCCSTVITIDRDGQIEFSEKSYPVGDRVEKTVNYQFKIQEN, encoded by the coding sequence ATGTGTCTCATAGTATTTGCCTGGGATGTACACCCAAAATATAAGCTGATCGTAGCGGCCAATCGGGATGAGTTTTACGCTCGGCCCACTGCACCTGCTGCCTTTTGGCATGATGAACCAAGCATTCTGGGTGGTCGCGACCTCCAAGCGGGCGGGTCCTGGATGACCGTTTCTAAACAGGGACATTTTGCGGCAGTCACCAACTATAGGGACCTGTCAAACATAAGGGAGAACGTAAGGTCGAGGGGGGAGATTCCTATTCGTTTTATGGATCCGGCACTGCAGCCCCTGAACTATGTCGAGGATTTGCACGAGCGCTCCACAGCATATAACGGATTCAATGTGTTGGCCGCCACGCCTCAAATGATGACTCACTACAGCAACTACGAGCGCAAGGCGAACGTCATTACCCCGGGCATTCATGGGTTGAGCAATGCACTTCTGGATACTCCATGGCCCAAAGTAGAATTGGCCAAAGCCAAATTTCAGGAACTGATTGGCAATAGCTTCAGTCACGAAGAGTTAATAGAAATGATGAGTGACACCTCAACCGCCGAGGACAGTATCTTGCCAGACACCGGAGTGTCCAAAGAAATGGAAAAGGCTCTATCGGCCATGTGCATCCGCATGGAAAATTACGGCACCTGCTGCTCCACGGTGATTACCATAGACAGAGATGGTCAAATCGAATTTTCAGAAAAGTCCTATCCGGTTGGGGACAGAGTGGAGAAGACCGTAAATTATCAATTTAAAATACAAGAGAATTGA
- the hemB gene encoding porphobilinogen synthase, which yields MERRPRRNRASQAIRDLSQETLVTANDLIYPLFLLEGSHKKTEVKSMPGIFRLSLDLMLKEMEQCLKLGIKGFDVFPVVEDFHKDKLATRSYDRGFFYIQALDTIKKEFPEALIITDVAMDPYSSDGHDGIVKDGKILNDETLDVLGQMALAQAETGIDMIGPSDMMDGRVGHLRNVLDEAGFSHVGIMAYTAKYASAFYGPFRDALDSAPKFGDKKTYQMNPANRKEALIEAELDYIEGADVLMVKPALSYLDVISDLKANYDLPIAAYNVSGEYAMIKAAGLQGWLDADRVRDEVLLSIKRSGADMILTYFAKEFCSQTRA from the coding sequence ATGGAAAGACGTCCCAGAAGAAACCGTGCCTCACAGGCCATCAGAGACCTGAGTCAGGAAACACTTGTCACTGCCAATGATCTGATCTATCCATTATTTCTCCTGGAAGGGAGTCATAAAAAAACTGAGGTAAAGTCCATGCCCGGGATTTTCAGGTTGAGTCTTGACCTCATGCTGAAGGAAATGGAGCAATGTCTCAAATTGGGCATCAAGGGATTTGATGTGTTTCCAGTGGTGGAAGATTTCCACAAAGACAAACTGGCTACGAGAAGCTACGACCGTGGTTTTTTCTACATCCAGGCCCTCGATACCATCAAAAAAGAATTTCCTGAGGCCCTCATCATCACTGATGTGGCCATGGACCCATACAGCTCAGATGGACATGACGGTATCGTGAAAGACGGAAAAATCCTCAACGACGAGACCCTTGACGTATTGGGTCAAATGGCCCTGGCACAGGCTGAAACCGGCATTGACATGATCGGCCCATCAGACATGATGGATGGTCGTGTCGGGCACCTGCGAAACGTCCTGGATGAGGCGGGATTCTCTCATGTAGGCATCATGGCCTATACGGCCAAATACGCCAGTGCATTTTACGGCCCGTTCAGAGACGCCCTGGACTCGGCTCCCAAGTTTGGAGACAAGAAAACCTATCAGATGAATCCAGCCAACCGCAAGGAAGCCCTCATAGAGGCGGAACTCGACTATATAGAAGGTGCCGATGTGCTCATGGTCAAGCCTGCGCTCAGTTATCTTGATGTCATCTCCGATCTGAAAGCCAACTACGACTTACCCATAGCTGCCTATAACGTATCTGGAGAATACGCCATGATCAAGGCGGCCGGTCTTCAGGGCTGGCTAGATGCAGACCGGGTGCGCGACGAGGTGTTGCTGTCCATCAAGAGATCTGGTGCAGACATGATCCTTACCTATTTCGCCAAGGAGTTTTGCTCTCAAACCAGAGCCTGA
- a CDS encoding CPBP family intramembrane glutamic endopeptidase, giving the protein MRQIFEYLKEYQRKHFDLKLYLLISLFLTICFVFNYTYDFEDSVIDSYRGTFLHWLYMFLWMMFPFLGVSLLIARVKQIPVFTGSFWLMLVIGFAILALDRSFIGHLQIIKGLRPIDYRFAARCLNWSSSIFLNVIPLMLVYAIFESERPRNYYGLALKRFDPKPYFLLLAGAMVFIGIGSFFSDIQSYYPRFQYSGGDNFAEAHGIPVWMSVLLYEITYGSDFVSVEVFFRGFLIHAFVKTLGGYAVLPMVASYAFLHFGKPLTEAISSVFGGYILGIISYNSKNVWGGIIIHMGVAWTMELFGYLQSFI; this is encoded by the coding sequence ATGCGGCAAATTTTTGAGTACCTAAAAGAGTATCAAAGAAAGCACTTTGACCTCAAACTCTACCTCCTCATCAGTCTATTTCTGACCATATGTTTTGTCTTTAACTATACATATGACTTTGAAGATTCGGTGATCGATAGCTACAGAGGGACGTTCTTGCATTGGCTTTACATGTTTTTGTGGATGATGTTCCCTTTTTTGGGTGTGAGTCTGCTCATCGCACGGGTAAAACAAATACCCGTGTTCACGGGTTCATTCTGGCTGATGTTGGTGATTGGGTTTGCCATTCTGGCACTGGACAGATCCTTTATAGGGCACCTGCAGATCATCAAGGGCCTTCGTCCGATAGACTATCGTTTTGCAGCCAGGTGTCTCAATTGGTCATCCAGTATTTTTCTGAATGTGATACCGCTGATGCTCGTCTATGCCATTTTCGAATCTGAGCGTCCGAGAAACTACTATGGACTGGCACTTAAGCGGTTTGACCCAAAACCCTATTTCCTGCTGCTGGCCGGCGCCATGGTTTTCATCGGTATCGGCTCGTTTTTCTCTGACATACAGAGTTATTATCCCCGGTTTCAGTATTCCGGTGGTGACAATTTTGCCGAAGCACACGGTATTCCTGTCTGGATGTCAGTATTGCTTTATGAAATCACTTATGGCAGTGATTTTGTATCAGTGGAAGTGTTTTTCAGAGGATTTCTGATCCATGCTTTTGTAAAGACCCTTGGAGGTTATGCGGTTTTGCCAATGGTGGCTTCTTATGCTTTCCTCCATTTTGGGAAGCCGCTGACCGAGGCTATCAGCTCGGTTTTTGGTGGATATATTTTGGGTATAATCTCTTACAACAGTAAAAACGTGTGGGGAGGAATAATAATCCACATGGGAGTGGCGTGGACCATGGAGTTGTTCGGGTATCTGCAGAGTTTCATTTAA
- a CDS encoding YdeI family protein, which translates to MDISKTVEEYFARHPEYHAELRKLRAIIHTTELTETIKWGIPTYTINNKNVVGIGAFKSYAGLWFFQGSFLKDEKGLLINAQEGKTKGMRQMRFESIEAIDEKIIRSYLLEAIENQKQGKEIKPEKKPLVIPDELKEQLSKDGKLSEAFDQLSLSKKRDYTEYIQEAKRPETKQNRLEKITPMILAGMGLNDKYK; encoded by the coding sequence ATGGATATCAGCAAAACAGTGGAAGAATACTTTGCCAGGCACCCCGAATACCACGCAGAGCTGAGGAAATTAAGAGCAATCATTCATACCACCGAACTGACAGAGACGATCAAATGGGGGATTCCTACCTACACCATTAACAATAAGAATGTGGTGGGAATAGGCGCTTTCAAAAGCTACGCAGGCTTGTGGTTTTTTCAGGGTTCGTTTCTCAAAGACGAAAAAGGTTTGCTCATCAACGCGCAAGAGGGAAAAACCAAAGGGATGCGCCAGATGCGCTTTGAATCCATCGAAGCAATAGATGAAAAAATCATCCGCTCCTATTTATTGGAGGCTATAGAAAATCAGAAACAGGGTAAGGAAATCAAACCGGAGAAAAAGCCTTTGGTGATTCCCGACGAGCTGAAAGAGCAACTGAGCAAAGACGGAAAACTCTCAGAGGCATTTGACCAATTAAGCCTTTCTAAAAAGCGTGACTATACCGAGTATATTCAGGAAGCCAAACGCCCCGAAACCAAACAAAACAGGCTCGAAAAGATCACTCCGATGATTTTGGCAGGAATGGGCCTAAACGATAAATACAAGTAA
- a CDS encoding ATP-binding protein: protein MYRQLFFWTFLFLIPSLAMSQTWGQAQNSKTATLDVYWFTSVPFIYEEQGQLKGLEYDLLMEFTEYLKETRGVKLSIRWVEAESFHSILDIMKNPEKPNILGASAFSITEDRKQYLKFSEAYLPDITVLVTGQGTPIARTYQELKEMLDGRVAVTIKGTNYENLLRNLKDQLNIDFETLHIHSDQNILDNIAEDENRFGFIDLPIYLMLIKKGGDLTRQNLYNVRGTGYGVTMPKSSDWQTPFNQFLSDPRYHEKVGLIISRYLGAELYEFIENLYGGTEIGTSILTKEKELQLALIKNANLKLQKDRNVKRVLILGITFVSIFLGVIGFLFFKNRRNTRLLVMQKDQIEEQQNDIRQKNEQLMNRNMQLIALNEEKNVLMKVFAHDLRSPLGHIIGLSDFLNAHAEQMSEEDKELLTQIGTGAKRINQMISKILDVEVAEGARSIVLREQVDITQITQDIVSRYRAAAAQKSIEIESTHRHGDQTIETDHMLLFLVLENLVSNAVKFSNANTRVRLETDRQEGAVLFKVCDQGPGFSEEDRSLLFNRFQKLSAKPTGGEQSIGLGLSIVKKYVGDLGGKVWLETPNGTGSTFIVSLPV from the coding sequence ATGTATCGGCAATTATTCTTTTGGACCTTTTTGTTTCTGATTCCCTCATTGGCCATGAGTCAAACCTGGGGACAGGCTCAAAATAGTAAGACCGCCACACTAGATGTTTATTGGTTTACTTCTGTGCCCTTCATCTATGAGGAACAAGGCCAATTGAAGGGTCTTGAATATGATCTGCTAATGGAATTCACGGAGTATCTGAAGGAGACCCGTGGCGTGAAATTATCCATTCGGTGGGTGGAGGCAGAGAGTTTTCACAGTATCCTGGATATTATGAAAAATCCTGAAAAGCCCAATATTCTTGGAGCCTCGGCTTTTTCAATCACAGAAGATAGAAAGCAGTATTTGAAATTTTCGGAGGCTTACCTACCTGACATCACGGTGCTGGTCACAGGTCAGGGAACCCCCATTGCCAGAACCTACCAGGAGCTTAAAGAAATGCTGGATGGGAGGGTAGCGGTCACCATCAAAGGCACCAATTATGAAAACCTGCTTCGGAATCTTAAGGATCAGTTGAATATCGACTTTGAGACTCTGCACATACATAGCGACCAAAACATACTGGATAACATTGCAGAAGATGAAAATCGCTTTGGATTTATCGATTTGCCGATCTATCTGATGTTGATCAAAAAGGGAGGCGACCTTACCCGCCAAAACCTCTATAATGTTCGCGGGACAGGCTATGGGGTGACGATGCCTAAGTCCAGCGACTGGCAAACACCTTTCAATCAATTCCTGTCTGATCCACGCTACCATGAAAAAGTGGGTCTCATTATTTCCAGGTACCTGGGGGCGGAGTTGTATGAATTTATAGAAAATCTCTATGGGGGAACTGAGATAGGGACCTCCATCCTCACCAAAGAGAAGGAGCTGCAGTTGGCACTGATCAAGAATGCCAACCTGAAACTACAGAAGGATAGGAACGTCAAACGTGTCCTCATTCTTGGAATCACTTTTGTCAGTATCTTTTTGGGAGTGATTGGCTTTTTGTTTTTCAAAAACCGGCGAAATACCAGACTGCTGGTGATGCAAAAAGATCAGATCGAGGAGCAGCAGAATGATATTCGTCAGAAAAATGAGCAGCTAATGAACAGAAATATGCAGCTGATTGCCCTCAATGAAGAAAAGAACGTTTTGATGAAGGTTTTCGCTCATGATCTGAGATCTCCCCTGGGCCATATTATTGGTCTTTCAGATTTTTTGAATGCACACGCCGAGCAGATGTCTGAGGAGGATAAGGAACTACTGACACAGATAGGTACCGGTGCCAAAAGGATCAATCAGATGATTTCCAAAATCCTGGATGTGGAAGTGGCAGAAGGAGCACGAAGCATTGTGCTTCGTGAACAAGTGGATATCACCCAGATCACCCAGGATATTGTGAGTCGCTACCGGGCTGCAGCGGCCCAGAAGTCCATTGAGATCGAATCGACGCACAGACATGGTGATCAGACCATCGAAACCGATCATATGCTCCTTTTTTTGGTTTTAGAGAATCTGGTTTCGAATGCGGTGAAATTTTCGAATGCCAATACACGGGTCAGACTGGAAACGGACAGGCAGGAGGGTGCTGTGCTTTTCAAGGTTTGTGATCAGGGCCCGGGATTCTCGGAAGAGGACAGATCGTTGCTTTTCAATAGATTTCAAAAATTGAGTGCTAAACCTACTGGTGGAGAGCAGTCCATAGGTCTTGGCCTT
- the rmuC gene encoding DNA recombination protein RmuC — protein sequence MEFDSLMVLIIGLVAGVIIGFLIAKLQSKGVVDDAPKLRMELQMEQERSNKLTAELAQLNGELREERERFMDINSEHSSLKANFKNLQERLTEQKEEVNNLQQRFAAEFKNLANEIFEEKSRKFTDQNKSNLDNLLKPLGEKLVEFERKVEQTNKDSLERSTALREQIISLRELNQRMTKETENLTKALKGDTKVQGNWGEVILERILEKSGLEKDREYFTQESFTNEEGRRLRPDVIIRLPDNKNLVIDAKASLVAYEKYVNSDSEEEREQHLKDHLISLRAHIKGLSEKSYHKLFESGTLDYVLMFVPIESAFALLVQQGGELYNEAHNKNIIIVSPATLIATLRTVASIWKHEYQDRNALEIARQGGALYDKFKAFVDDLMEVGRSLDKSKQQYTEAMKKLYDGKDNLIRKTERLKELGAKTSKDMNEKLLERADASSAIKKPEETPSGNLFG from the coding sequence ATGGAGTTTGATTCGTTGATGGTATTGATCATTGGGTTGGTGGCAGGAGTGATTATCGGTTTTCTGATAGCCAAGCTCCAGTCCAAAGGAGTGGTGGACGATGCCCCCAAACTGCGGATGGAGCTGCAAATGGAGCAGGAGCGCTCCAATAAACTGACGGCCGAGCTGGCACAACTCAATGGTGAGCTCAGAGAGGAGCGAGAGCGCTTTATGGACATTAATAGTGAGCACTCCAGTCTGAAGGCCAACTTCAAAAACCTGCAGGAGCGACTTACTGAGCAAAAGGAAGAGGTGAATAACCTCCAACAACGATTTGCGGCAGAGTTTAAAAACCTGGCCAATGAGATATTTGAGGAGAAGAGCAGGAAGTTTACGGATCAAAACAAGTCTAATCTGGACAATCTGTTAAAGCCCCTTGGTGAAAAACTCGTGGAGTTTGAGCGGAAGGTGGAGCAAACCAATAAGGACAGCCTGGAGCGAAGCACTGCGCTGCGAGAGCAGATCATTAGCCTTCGTGAGCTGAACCAGCGGATGACCAAGGAAACCGAAAACCTTACTAAGGCACTCAAGGGCGATACCAAAGTACAGGGTAACTGGGGAGAAGTTATTTTAGAGCGAATCCTGGAAAAATCCGGACTGGAGAAGGATCGGGAGTACTTCACCCAAGAGTCTTTTACCAACGAGGAGGGCCGTAGGCTCAGACCTGATGTGATCATCAGATTGCCGGACAATAAAAATCTGGTCATAGATGCGAAGGCATCCTTGGTGGCTTATGAAAAATACGTGAATAGCGACTCAGAGGAGGAGCGGGAGCAGCACCTGAAAGATCACCTCATTTCCTTAAGGGCCCACATCAAGGGCCTGAGCGAAAAAAGTTATCACAAGCTATTTGAATCCGGGACATTGGATTATGTGCTGATGTTTGTACCCATAGAGTCAGCCTTTGCGCTACTCGTGCAGCAGGGCGGCGAGCTCTATAATGAAGCGCACAATAAGAATATTATCATAGTGAGCCCGGCTACATTGATAGCTACCCTGCGTACAGTCGCTAGTATCTGGAAGCACGAATATCAGGACAGAAATGCGCTGGAGATCGCCAGACAGGGGGGAGCTCTGTATGACAAATTCAAAGCATTTGTAGACGACCTGATGGAAGTGGGTAGGTCCCTGGATAAGTCGAAGCAGCAGTATACTGAGGCGATGAAGAAGCTCTATGATGGCAAGGATAACCTGATCAGAAAGACGGAGCGTCTGAAAGAACTTGGTGCCAAGACCAGTAAAGACATGAATGAGAAATTGCTCGAACGGGCAGATGCTTCTTCAGCGATCAAAAAGCCTGAGGAGACCCCTTCTGGAAATTTGTTTGGTTAA